One Aneurinibacillus migulanus genomic region harbors:
- a CDS encoding hydantoinase/oxoprolinase N-terminal domain-containing protein, with the protein MLRLGIDVGRQRIDCVVMDEEMRMFYVNTRPVTEHSLSGMEEMLEEMKLQGICLSNIQQVIISASSEYEEGLRESEDVHVCAIRIGSSRDSIPPFYEATDTLRETLQLTCVELSGGHHVDGNPMQALMTDEWNEKMAHAVLPVHAAFAVTSAFSPVNSEQEQIVAQWIRKRFGGERTITLSYEFGSIGLMERENAAILNAALSSVTPSLFQNVKQTLRQYGIHAGIFLSQNDGFLMAYERAISYPIRTLRSRIANSLRGASLLADREECIVVIAENKKLYIGMVEEGVPKLRWSKKDIAGMYMHVHIPEVVTIDNRIHGTPDEVLERVYQATQRFQPPYEPLPIVFVGNECNEIAGCFHDPWAEVIQPEYFSYASAIGACMAPIGGWVERMYWLSEGVSKTQVIEKTVAEAVKEAILAGAEPGSITIQSVKASPLAYVSSQALRIQVRAFGNFA; encoded by the coding sequence ATGCTGCGGCTTGGGATTGATGTTGGGAGGCAACGTATCGATTGTGTGGTTATGGATGAAGAAATGCGTATGTTTTATGTTAATACGCGTCCGGTTACAGAGCATTCGCTTTCTGGAATGGAAGAGATGCTTGAGGAGATGAAACTGCAAGGTATTTGCCTATCTAACATTCAACAAGTAATCATTAGCGCATCAAGTGAGTATGAAGAAGGATTGCGGGAAAGCGAGGATGTGCATGTATGTGCCATCCGAATCGGTTCCTCACGAGATAGTATTCCCCCTTTTTATGAAGCAACAGACACATTGAGAGAAACCTTACAGTTGACATGTGTAGAACTTTCCGGCGGGCATCATGTAGATGGAAATCCAATGCAGGCTCTTATGACGGATGAGTGGAATGAGAAAATGGCCCATGCCGTGCTACCTGTACATGCGGCGTTTGCGGTTACTTCTGCTTTTTCCCCGGTAAATTCTGAACAAGAACAAATAGTAGCACAGTGGATTCGAAAGAGGTTTGGAGGAGAACGAACAATTACGCTATCTTACGAGTTTGGTAGCATTGGACTTATGGAGCGGGAGAATGCTGCTATTCTAAATGCTGCACTTTCCTCTGTCACTCCCTCCCTCTTTCAAAATGTAAAACAGACTCTTCGACAATATGGTATTCATGCTGGGATTTTTCTAAGCCAAAATGATGGATTCTTGATGGCGTATGAACGGGCCATTTCTTACCCCATCCGTACATTGCGCTCAAGAATTGCAAACAGCCTGCGTGGTGCTTCCCTGTTGGCGGACCGGGAGGAGTGCATTGTCGTCATTGCTGAGAATAAAAAGCTGTACATTGGAATGGTTGAAGAAGGTGTTCCTAAGTTACGATGGTCCAAAAAAGACATCGCAGGAATGTATATGCATGTCCATATTCCTGAGGTCGTAACGATTGATAACCGTATACATGGTACTCCTGATGAGGTATTAGAACGTGTTTATCAAGCTACCCAGCGGTTTCAGCCACCCTATGAGCCGCTGCCGATTGTATTCGTAGGCAATGAATGTAATGAAATTGCCGGATGTTTTCATGATCCCTGGGCTGAGGTGATTCAACCAGAATATTTTTCGTACGCAAGCGCCATTGGAGCATGCATGGCACCGATAGGAGGATGGGTAGAGCGCATGTACTGGCTTTCCGAAGGTGTAAGCAAAACACAAGTCATTGAAAAGACAGTAGCAGAGGCGGTCAAAGAAGCGATACTGGCAGGTGCTGAACCGGGGTCTATCACTATACAAAGTGTAAAGGCGTCTCCGCTTGCGTACGTGTCCAGTCAGGCGCTGCGCATTCAAGTTCGAGCGTTCGGCAATTTTGCATAG
- a CDS encoding purine-cytosine permease family protein translates to MADDFSLTRVPTHARLPMWEVLLVRIGALTALSQFMLGAALGYGMTFWQAFWATMLGSVILEVVSLFLGIAGAREGMSTSLLARWTGFGKYGSSIIGAVVAISLIGWFGVQNSVFAKGLDEALGGVLGFPLAAALTGFLVTVIVIYGFKWLSWTAKIAVPGFLVVVAYGIYEVLRHHSVSELISSPAPGPALSLGMAATMVAGGFMVGAVITPDMSRYCRNGKDVLWMTVIGTIVGELGVNMIAVLMAHAVKSSDVVDIIVQTAGWLGAAVVIFATVKINDINLYSSSLGITNLLDSMFRIKMNRGWVTLVIGTIGTLLSIMGILDQFVSFLTLLGVWIPPIAGIMVVDYFVLKRSRNVLDESRKRGELPDSCENINPITLIAWALGFTAGYLFDIGIPSLNSLLVSGIVYYAGMKVFKPTHTKEQDDNIIRTNNVG, encoded by the coding sequence ATGGCAGATGATTTTTCCTTAACCAGGGTTCCGACACACGCAAGACTTCCTATGTGGGAAGTGTTGCTCGTTCGGATTGGAGCTTTGACGGCGCTCTCACAATTTATGCTTGGTGCGGCATTGGGCTATGGCATGACCTTTTGGCAGGCATTCTGGGCTACGATGCTTGGCAGCGTCATCTTAGAGGTTGTAAGTTTGTTTCTTGGCATTGCAGGTGCACGGGAAGGGATGTCCACAAGCTTACTGGCTCGCTGGACAGGGTTTGGAAAGTACGGGTCAAGCATTATCGGTGCGGTAGTTGCGATTAGCTTGATCGGCTGGTTCGGAGTCCAGAATTCTGTTTTCGCTAAAGGGTTGGATGAAGCGTTAGGTGGAGTGCTTGGCTTTCCACTTGCTGCCGCTCTTACAGGATTTCTGGTCACAGTCATTGTTATCTACGGCTTTAAATGGCTTAGCTGGACGGCTAAGATTGCTGTTCCCGGATTTCTGGTGGTGGTAGCATACGGTATTTATGAAGTTCTTCGTCATCATTCAGTGAGTGAGCTGATATCATCTCCAGCACCGGGACCAGCGCTTTCTCTGGGAATGGCCGCCACGATGGTAGCCGGGGGATTTATGGTTGGGGCAGTGATTACTCCGGATATGAGTCGATACTGTCGCAATGGCAAGGATGTATTATGGATGACGGTTATCGGAACGATTGTCGGTGAACTTGGGGTTAATATGATCGCTGTTCTGATGGCGCACGCTGTGAAAAGCTCAGATGTAGTGGACATCATTGTACAGACGGCGGGATGGCTTGGTGCTGCGGTTGTCATTTTTGCTACGGTTAAAATCAATGATATAAACTTGTACTCATCTTCACTAGGCATTACGAATCTACTGGATTCCATGTTCCGAATAAAAATGAATCGCGGATGGGTCACCCTTGTCATCGGAACAATTGGTACGCTGTTATCTATCATGGGTATACTGGACCAATTCGTCAGTTTTCTCACACTGCTTGGCGTATGGATTCCGCCGATTGCCGGGATTATGGTAGTAGATTATTTTGTGCTCAAACGGAGCCGGAATGTACTGGACGAAAGCCGGAAGCGAGGAGAGCTACCCGATAGCTGTGAGAATATAAATCCGATTACGCTCATTGCCTGGGCGCTTGGCTTTACAGCTGGATATTTGTTTGACATCGGTATTCCATCCTTAAATTCACTTCTCGTAAGCGGCATTGTTTACTATGCAGGTATGAAAGTTTTCAAGCCGACGCATACGAAAGAGCAGGATGATAACATAATTCGCACTAATAACGTAGGTTAA
- a CDS encoding DUF917 domain-containing protein, with protein MRLLGKQEIEDMAVGAALLGTGGGGDPYIGKLMALQTIEEFGPIRLLSIDEVPEDALVVSSGMMGAPTVMVEKAPSGQEAKAAFKTLEAYMGKEIFATYPIEAGGVNSMLPLALAAQLGLPVIDVDGMGRAFPELQMVTFYLDGISASPMVIADEKGNVNLLNTIDNVWAERIARAATIQMGGSVMFAIYPMNGRNLKESGIRNILQLEEGIGRTIRLAKEQNVNPIQEVLKLTKGFELFNGKVVDIHRKTETGFARGTATFEGLGNNKGEKLQLRFQNEHLIATTEQRLLCVTPDLIAVLDEETGLPITTEGLRYGARAVVIGIPCHPKWRTPKGIETCGPGYFGYDVEYVPVEKLAKKGALLG; from the coding sequence ATGAGGCTGTTAGGAAAACAAGAAATTGAAGATATGGCGGTAGGCGCGGCATTGCTTGGAACCGGAGGAGGGGGCGACCCGTACATTGGAAAGCTTATGGCGTTACAGACAATTGAAGAATTCGGCCCCATTCGCCTTTTATCCATTGATGAGGTGCCGGAAGATGCGCTCGTTGTATCGTCTGGCATGATGGGTGCGCCAACCGTCATGGTTGAAAAGGCACCGAGCGGTCAGGAAGCAAAAGCAGCCTTCAAAACCCTGGAAGCATACATGGGGAAAGAAATATTTGCTACCTATCCGATTGAAGCAGGCGGTGTTAATTCCATGCTGCCCCTCGCCCTGGCTGCTCAGCTTGGCTTGCCGGTGATAGATGTAGACGGTATGGGCCGGGCATTTCCTGAATTGCAGATGGTAACGTTCTATTTAGATGGGATCTCTGCTTCGCCCATGGTCATCGCTGACGAAAAAGGGAATGTGAACCTCTTAAACACTATCGATAATGTATGGGCCGAGCGGATTGCGCGTGCAGCGACCATTCAGATGGGCGGTTCTGTTATGTTCGCTATTTATCCCATGAACGGCCGTAATTTAAAAGAGAGTGGCATTCGTAACATTCTACAATTAGAAGAGGGGATTGGACGTACCATTCGCCTTGCCAAAGAACAAAATGTGAATCCAATCCAGGAAGTCTTGAAGCTTACGAAAGGCTTTGAGTTATTTAACGGAAAAGTGGTGGATATTCACCGTAAAACAGAAACCGGATTTGCGCGTGGAACGGCAACGTTCGAAGGGCTTGGTAACAATAAGGGAGAGAAGTTGCAGCTACGGTTCCAAAATGAGCACTTAATTGCTACGACTGAACAACGATTGCTGTGTGTTACACCTGACTTGATTGCTGTACTCGATGAGGAGACCGGTTTGCCCATCACAACCGAAGGTCTGCGGTATGGTGCACGAGCTGTTGTTATAGGAATTCCTTGCCATCCGAAATGGCGAACACCAAAAGGGATTGAGACATGCGGGCCAGGGTATTTTGGTTACGATGTAGAATACGTCCCTGTAGAAAAGTTAGCGAAGAAAGGAGCGTTGCTAGGATGA
- a CDS encoding hydantoinase/oxoprolinase N-terminal domain-containing protein — protein sequence MSYRIGIDVGGTHTDAVILDKDYKVIAETKCATTEDVSSGIYRSMREVLAKSGVPREHIRFAMLGTTHCTNAIVERKRLNKIAIIRIGAPATLSVKPLIGVPDDLRKQLGKHVYILRGGHEFDGREIVPLDEEELIRIAQEMKGQVDSIALTSVFSPVSKEHELRAAEIIQDVLGEEVALSLSHEIGSVGLLERENATILNAAVVNVAKTTANGFIRALEEEGIHAKVFFGQNDGTLMSVEYAVKYPILTVACGPTNSIRGASYLAGLSNALVVDVGGTTTDIGVLINGFPRESSLAVEIGGARTNFRMPDLVSIGLGGGTIVRLQEDGSFTIGPDSVGYRLPEKGLVFGGDTLTATDIVVALGKAQLGDPSKVSHIDRPLLECIYERMVEMVEAAIDKMKTSAESVPVILVGGGSILLPDKMTGASQVIRPDHFGVANAIGAAIAQISGQVERVFSLDELGREKTLDLAKEIAVSEAVAAGADPDTVEIVDIEDVPLAYLPGNATRIRVKAAGKLDAALEQIDH from the coding sequence ATGAGTTACCGAATCGGAATCGACGTTGGCGGGACACATACAGATGCCGTTATTTTAGATAAAGACTATAAGGTGATTGCTGAAACTAAATGCGCAACGACAGAAGATGTCAGTTCTGGGATTTACCGATCCATGAGAGAGGTGCTCGCGAAATCTGGTGTTCCGCGTGAGCACATTCGTTTTGCTATGCTGGGTACGACGCATTGCACAAACGCCATTGTGGAACGGAAGCGTCTGAACAAGATTGCGATTATTCGAATTGGAGCGCCCGCTACATTATCGGTAAAACCTTTAATCGGAGTACCCGATGATCTACGAAAGCAATTAGGGAAACACGTCTATATTCTTCGGGGTGGGCATGAGTTTGACGGTAGAGAAATCGTGCCGTTAGATGAAGAAGAATTAATCCGTATTGCGCAGGAAATGAAGGGACAGGTTGATTCTATTGCCCTTACCTCCGTGTTTTCTCCTGTATCGAAAGAACATGAGTTAAGAGCGGCGGAAATTATACAAGATGTACTAGGCGAAGAGGTAGCACTTTCCTTGTCTCATGAGATTGGAAGTGTTGGCTTGCTTGAGAGGGAAAACGCTACGATTTTGAATGCAGCCGTCGTGAATGTGGCAAAAACGACAGCCAATGGATTCATTCGCGCCCTTGAGGAAGAAGGCATTCATGCAAAAGTCTTCTTTGGCCAAAACGATGGAACATTGATGAGTGTGGAATATGCAGTAAAGTACCCTATTCTTACAGTCGCTTGCGGCCCTACAAACAGTATTCGGGGAGCCTCCTATCTGGCCGGATTGTCCAATGCTCTTGTCGTAGATGTTGGTGGAACGACTACGGATATCGGTGTGCTAATTAATGGATTCCCACGGGAGTCATCACTCGCTGTTGAGATCGGTGGAGCACGTACCAATTTTCGGATGCCTGATCTCGTTTCCATTGGCTTAGGTGGAGGAACGATTGTACGCTTGCAGGAAGACGGCTCCTTTACGATTGGTCCCGACAGTGTAGGATATCGTCTCCCGGAGAAAGGGTTGGTGTTCGGTGGCGATACATTGACTGCCACTGATATTGTGGTAGCACTTGGAAAGGCGCAATTAGGTGACCCTTCAAAAGTATCGCACATTGACCGTCCACTGTTGGAGTGTATTTATGAGCGAATGGTAGAAATGGTTGAAGCAGCTATTGATAAAATGAAAACAAGTGCTGAATCTGTACCGGTTATTTTGGTCGGCGGTGGCAGCATACTGTTACCAGATAAAATGACAGGTGCCTCACAAGTAATCCGTCCTGATCATTTCGGTGTAGCGAATGCCATCGGTGCAGCCATTGCCCAAATCAGTGGTCAGGTGGAGCGCGTATTTTCTCTGGATGAGCTGGGAAGGGAGAAAACGCTTGATCTGGCAAAAGAAATCGCCGTTAGTGAGGCGGTGGCAGCAGGAGCCGATCCGGATACAGTGGAGATTGTAGATATAGAAGATGTACCGCTTGCTTATCTACCTGGTAATGCAACGCGAATTCGAGTGAAAGCGGCAGGTAAGTTGGATGCTGCTTTGGAGCAGATAGATCATTAA
- a CDS encoding LLM class flavin-dependent oxidoreductase translates to MPEENPLNQSQKQLNDIPLSVLDLAPIVTGGTPSDSFRNTLDLARHAEKWGFNRYWLAEHHNMPGIASSATSVVIGYVAAGTSKIRVGSGGIMLPNHAPLVIAEQFGTLESLYPGRIDLGLGRAPGTDQTTMRALRRDSRSDGQDFPEQLDELRSYLNPSSSAGMRVRAIPGEGLNIPIWLLGSSGFSARLAGQLGLPFSFASHFSPDNTLPALEVYRSNFRPSEVLDEPYVMVGVNVIAADTDEEACWLATSMEQQFLNLVRNRPSPLNPPVKNMDELWNPFEKATIQQQLRTSIVGSPKVVKEKLQAFLDSTQADELIINSQVYDHKARLRSYEILSGLK, encoded by the coding sequence ATGCCTGAAGAAAATCCCTTGAACCAAAGCCAAAAACAGCTTAACGATATCCCATTATCCGTTCTAGACCTTGCTCCAATCGTGACTGGCGGTACGCCCAGTGACTCTTTTCGAAATACACTAGATCTTGCACGTCACGCCGAGAAGTGGGGCTTCAATCGTTATTGGTTGGCTGAACACCATAATATGCCTGGTATCGCCAGTTCGGCAACATCCGTAGTCATCGGTTATGTAGCAGCCGGAACTTCAAAAATCCGTGTAGGCTCTGGTGGTATCATGCTGCCCAATCATGCCCCCCTGGTTATTGCCGAACAATTCGGTACGTTAGAATCACTGTATCCGGGGCGAATCGATCTCGGTCTGGGTCGTGCACCAGGCACAGATCAGACTACGATGCGTGCTCTGCGCCGCGACAGTAGAAGTGATGGACAGGACTTTCCCGAGCAATTAGACGAATTGCGTTCCTATCTGAACCCATCCTCATCAGCCGGTATGCGTGTACGCGCCATTCCTGGTGAGGGGCTGAACATTCCAATCTGGCTATTAGGTTCAAGCGGCTTTAGCGCCCGGTTAGCCGGTCAACTCGGTCTGCCTTTTTCCTTTGCTAGCCATTTCTCTCCAGATAATACATTACCGGCACTTGAAGTATACCGAAGCAATTTTCGCCCGTCAGAGGTGCTTGATGAACCGTATGTAATGGTTGGGGTCAATGTGATTGCAGCAGATACAGACGAAGAAGCCTGTTGGTTGGCTACCTCGATGGAGCAACAGTTCCTGAATTTAGTGCGGAATCGTCCCAGCCCGTTGAATCCGCCGGTGAAAAATATGGACGAGCTCTGGAATCCATTTGAGAAAGCGACCATCCAACAGCAGCTGCGCACTTCGATTGTAGGCAGTCCAAAAGTTGTTAAAGAGAAGCTACAGGCGTTTCTTGATAGTACGCAAGCTGATGAACTTATCATTAATTCTCAGGTTTATGATCATAAGGCACGCCTTCGTTCCTATGAAATTCTATCCGGTTTAAAGTAA